GTCGTCGAACAGTTAATCACTCTTGGTTATGACAAAATGTCGTATACGACACTCAGCCAACAGACAGGCATTTCTCGTACAGGGATCAGCCATCATTTTCCGAAAAAGACTGACTTCACAGCAGCGCTTGATGGTCGTATTTATAAGATGTTTGTCGAGCACTTAACCCTAAATACTGATTTGGATAGCTTCAAAAACAGTTGGTTAGCGGCACTTCACAATAGAGAGTTCTTGGCAATTTTACGCTTGCTATTCCACCATACGGTTGTGTCTGAAAGCACACATCCTTTTGCTAAAGCGGGTATTGAAAGAATATATAGCTTGATTGAAGAAAAATTTGGTGAGCATTCACGAAACGATCTAGACGCGCTTCTTGGACGTAGCTTGGTTCACATGGCGTTCTAACAGCCGTTAGATCTTTCTACATCTATACTCATAAATTTAAAAACGGGCTCAGTAACGATTACTGAGCCCGTTTTGTTTGTACCTTGACTGCCGAATAGTGGAATGATTCAGCTAGTGACTGGTTACATCGCAGCGACGAAAATCTCTGAAATTTCTTCGTGAGTCGCTTGTTTTGGGTTTGTAAAGCCACAGGCATCTTTCAATGCGTTGTCTGCTAATACGGAAATATCTTCCAGCTTGGCGCCCAGATCTTTAAGGCCAGCAGGAATACCCACATCTTTTGATAGTACGCCAATTGCATCGAGTGCTGCTTGAGCACCTTGTTGTGGGCTCAGACCATCAACGTTTACACCCATTGCTTTTGCTACATCCGTTAACCTTTCAGGGCAAACTTGTGCGTTATAACGTTGTACGTGTGGGAGTAGAATCGCATTACAGACCCCATGTGGTAAGTCGTAAAATCCGCCCAGTTGGTGAGCCATTGCATGTACATAACCTAATGAAGCATTGTTAAACGCCATGCCAGCCATAAATTGCGCGTAAGCCATTTGTTCACGAGCTTCAAGATCAGAACCATTTGATACGGCGGTACGAAGGTGAGCTTGGATCAACTCGATGGCTTTAATCGCCACAGCATCTGTTACTGGCGTAGCTGCAACGGAAACGTATGCCTCAATAGCGTGAGTTAATGCGTCCATGCCTGTTGCCGCGGTTAAAGAAGCTGGCTTAGCGAGCATTAATTCAGGATCGTTTACAGAAACTAGTGGCGTTGTGTGCTTATCAACAATCGCCATTTTGATATGACGTTCTTCATCGGTGATGATGCAAAAACGTGTCATTTCAGAAGCCGTACCCGCAGTGGTATTGATTGCAATTAGCGGTAATTGAGGTTTCGCAGATTGGTCGACACCTTCGTAATCACCAATTTCTCCACCATTCGCTGCTAGTAATGCAATGCCCTTGGCGCAATCATGAGGAGAACCTCCACCAAGAGAGATAACGAAATCGCATTGATTTTCTTGCAGGAGCGCTAGACCACTTTTTACGTTTCCGATAGTTGGGTTAGGTTGTGTTCCGTCAAATACAACAGCGTTAACGCCGCGTTCAATTAATAAATTCTCAACCTGCTTAACCACACCGATTTGATTAAGCACCTTATCTGTTACGATCAAACCGTTTTTAAAGCCTTGTGCCTTAATATTGTCCATTGCCGTTGTAAGACAGCCTGCACCCATTAAATTTACGGTAGGGATGTAAAATGCACTTGTCATTGTATTGCTCCAAATATTATAGATTTTATGAATTAAAACTTTAATGTCTGGTTATAAAATTGGACATAACGCATCTATGCTTAGTTGATCTGGCGCAATTAGTTTGGCTATCTGTAGCACGGTAACGGTTAATTGAGAAGGCAATCGAAAAACCACGCAAAATAGGTTCGATGAAAGTGGAGTGAAAGGATAATAAATCGTTAAAAACTGGTGATAATATCTTTATTATCAATAGTATATATTTTTGTTAATTCAGGCTAGGCCAGTAAGAACACCAAAAACTCAGGAAATACAGACAAAAAAATCAGCACGGGAGTGCTGATTATTGAGGGGGTATTTACGCTTAGTGGCGGCTACCTAGTCGCGGCTACTCGGTTGCTACTGATGACTGAGCACGACTGAGTAATTTCGTAAGCTAGAGTGCGTCACTGCTCTCTTCTAGCTTTTTCGCGCCTCGTAACATCGCATTGACTAATTCAGTCGCATCAAACTTGGTAAGTGCTTCGTGGGCACCCACCTGGTGCGCTTGATCAACACAGATTTCGCTCGATAATGACGTATGCAAAATCCGATAAGAACGGTTAAGCGCGTTGTCATTTTGAACTTCAAATGCTAATTCATAACCGTCTAATCCGGGCATCTCTATATCACTGACTAGAATATTGACAGGGTTATGTTCACTGGCATCATTTTTCATTAACGCTAGTGCGTCCATACCATTTTTACAAACTTGGTAAGGAATGTTGATACTATCTAAAGCGTCGGACAACTGCTTCCGCGCCAAACTGGAATCGTCTACCAGTAAAATACTCAGCGGTTTTAGCCGTTCACGTTCAACGTCCGTGAGAATTGGAATGCGTTCTGAGTCATGATCGGGGTAGATTTTAGAAAGCAGTAATTCTACGTCTAGCATTTGAACAATGCGGTCTTTATGACGCGTAATACCCGTAACAAACACGTTGTCGCCTGCAGTATCTGGAGTTGGTTCTATGTTTCGCCAGTCGCACTCAATGATCTTTTCAATTTCACGAACCATAAAAGCAACCACGGTTCGTAAGCAATCAGTCACAATAAGGTAGCAATCCTTATATTCTTCAGGGGAGATCGGCCTAAAGCCAATAGCTGCCGCCATATCAATAACGGGAACAGTGATCTCCCGGATTGGAACAGTACCAATTACATGAGGATGAGAGTAGGGGATTTGAGTCGTTTGCGCATACGGAACAATTTCACGTACTTTTAATGTACCAATTGCGAAGCTATGTTGAATGGTCAACTTGAACATCAACAT
This DNA window, taken from Vibrio tapetis subsp. tapetis, encodes the following:
- a CDS encoding TetR family transcriptional regulator, producing MPKRSKEDTEITVQTIMDAVVEQLITLGYDKMSYTTLSQQTGISRTGISHHFPKKTDFTAALDGRIYKMFVEHLTLNTDLDSFKNSWLAALHNREFLAILRLLFHHTVVSESTHPFAKAGIERIYSLIEEKFGEHSRNDLDALLGRSLVHMAF
- the yiaY gene encoding L-threonine dehydrogenase; this encodes MTSAFYIPTVNLMGAGCLTTAMDNIKAQGFKNGLIVTDKVLNQIGVVKQVENLLIERGVNAVVFDGTQPNPTIGNVKSGLALLQENQCDFVISLGGGSPHDCAKGIALLAANGGEIGDYEGVDQSAKPQLPLIAINTTAGTASEMTRFCIITDEERHIKMAIVDKHTTPLVSVNDPELMLAKPASLTAATGMDALTHAIEAYVSVAATPVTDAVAIKAIELIQAHLRTAVSNGSDLEAREQMAYAQFMAGMAFNNASLGYVHAMAHQLGGFYDLPHGVCNAILLPHVQRYNAQVCPERLTDVAKAMGVNVDGLSPQQGAQAALDAIGVLSKDVGIPAGLKDLGAKLEDISVLADNALKDACGFTNPKQATHEEISEIFVAAM
- a CDS encoding chemotaxis protein; protein product: MKSKANQSQGMLMFKLTIQHSFAIGTLKVREIVPYAQTTQIPYSHPHVIGTVPIREITVPVIDMAAAIGFRPISPEEYKDCYLIVTDCLRTVVAFMVREIEKIIECDWRNIEPTPDTAGDNVFVTGITRHKDRIVQMLDVELLLSKIYPDHDSERIPILTDVERERLKPLSILLVDDSSLARKQLSDALDSINIPYQVCKNGMDALALMKNDASEHNPVNILVSDIEMPGLDGYELAFEVQNDNALNRSYRILHTSLSSEICVDQAHQVGAHEALTKFDATELVNAMLRGAKKLEESSDAL